One genomic segment of Gemmatimonadaceae bacterium includes these proteins:
- a CDS encoding PBP1A family penicillin-binding protein, which translates to MRISAVAARANMGRLGMWKEIKKRRELIFKGSLAAAIVFVLVLDFWLGTCGFERCPSAREIQAYHPDEGGRVYDRNGRLMGRVVIVRRLNVPISQVPLHVRQAFIAAEDRRFYKHNGVDWRGFVRASVRNIKSLGVREGFSTITMQAARNTFVVDQYKSRSLPKKLIELRVANLMEKSLSKDQILQLYLNAIYMGNGVYGIEAASRDLFGKTVKNITITEGAMLAALPRAPSAYTPRRNPRKALTRRNLVLSLMVQEGYIARDKFSALAATRLRIASEQWRPDTSDDSYALDAVRALTDSILDETEEDAADLTVYTTLDRSAQLAANRSVRRHTSAIQRESSGWWKGKQHFVQGAMVAIDPRTGDVRALVGGRRYERGNFNRALNAHRQPGSAFKPFVYAAALSAGYTPASDVRDDPVEVIQGRTVWTPANYNDDYAGLITFRRALIRSANSATVRVSQLVGIPRVIEAARRNGIESDIPNYPAIALGAIEVTPIELVRAYAPFANGGYRVKPRLVRRIETRDGKVLWSSEIAAPVPVMDPRDAYQMTSMLRGVVDYGTGRPIRDYGVKGLVAGKTGTTNDGADVWFVGYTPNLVAAFWFGYDERHMVAYDASGGRLAAPAWAEFYKEGWTEPVPPNSWMPPPGMVGATIDPTTGWLANEWCPARKVEYFKPGTEPHTECIEHGAPEYDTEWPDQTDWPREAGRGVENLGKKLGKALGKIFRF; encoded by the coding sequence GTGAGAATCAGCGCAGTGGCGGCGCGGGCAAACATGGGTCGACTAGGCATGTGGAAAGAGATCAAGAAGCGGCGTGAATTGATTTTTAAGGGGTCTCTGGCGGCGGCGATCGTATTCGTCCTCGTCCTCGACTTCTGGCTCGGCACCTGTGGGTTCGAGCGCTGCCCGAGTGCACGCGAAATTCAGGCCTACCACCCGGACGAGGGTGGTCGGGTTTACGACCGCAACGGCCGGTTGATGGGCCGCGTCGTGATCGTCCGCCGCTTGAATGTACCTATCTCGCAGGTGCCTCTCCATGTCCGGCAGGCATTCATTGCCGCGGAAGATCGCCGGTTCTACAAGCACAACGGCGTGGACTGGCGCGGCTTCGTCCGCGCCTCCGTTCGAAACATCAAGTCCCTCGGGGTGCGTGAGGGATTCAGCACCATCACGATGCAGGCGGCGCGCAACACGTTCGTCGTCGATCAGTACAAGAGTCGCTCATTGCCGAAAAAGCTCATCGAGCTTCGCGTAGCGAACCTGATGGAGAAATCGCTGAGCAAGGACCAGATACTTCAGCTCTACCTTAACGCCATCTACATGGGCAACGGCGTGTACGGTATCGAGGCGGCGAGCCGCGACCTGTTCGGAAAGACTGTCAAGAACATCACGATTACGGAAGGTGCGATGCTGGCGGCGCTGCCCAGGGCGCCATCGGCGTATACGCCGCGGCGCAATCCCCGCAAAGCGCTCACGCGGCGCAACCTCGTTCTCTCGCTGATGGTCCAGGAAGGCTACATCGCGCGAGACAAGTTCTCGGCGCTCGCGGCAACACGTCTCCGAATCGCGAGCGAGCAGTGGCGTCCCGACACCTCCGACGATTCCTACGCGCTCGACGCCGTGCGGGCGCTCACCGACTCGATACTCGACGAGACCGAGGAGGACGCGGCCGACCTCACAGTGTACACGACCCTCGACAGGTCGGCACAGCTGGCCGCAAACCGCTCGGTGCGGCGGCATACGTCAGCGATTCAGCGGGAATCCAGCGGATGGTGGAAGGGCAAGCAGCATTTCGTTCAGGGCGCGATGGTCGCGATCGATCCGCGAACGGGCGACGTGCGGGCGCTCGTCGGCGGCCGACGCTACGAGCGCGGAAACTTCAACCGCGCGCTGAACGCGCACCGGCAACCGGGCTCGGCGTTCAAGCCATTCGTCTACGCAGCGGCGCTTTCGGCGGGATACACACCCGCCTCCGACGTTCGTGACGACCCTGTGGAAGTGATTCAGGGACGAACAGTGTGGACGCCCGCGAACTACAACGACGACTACGCCGGTCTGATCACGTTTCGCAGAGCTCTCATTCGTTCGGCAAACTCGGCGACGGTTCGCGTCAGTCAGCTCGTGGGCATTCCGCGTGTAATCGAGGCAGCGCGCCGCAACGGAATCGAAAGCGACATTCCCAACTATCCCGCGATCGCGCTCGGTGCGATCGAAGTCACGCCGATAGAGCTCGTCCGTGCATACGCACCATTTGCCAACGGCGGATACAGAGTGAAGCCGCGGCTCGTGAGGCGCATCGAGACTCGCGACGGAAAGGTGTTGTGGAGCAGCGAGATCGCCGCGCCGGTTCCCGTGATGGACCCGCGCGACGCCTACCAGATGACGTCGATGCTACGCGGCGTGGTCGATTACGGCACAGGACGCCCCATTCGCGACTACGGTGTGAAAGGTCTGGTTGCGGGGAAGACGGGGACCACGAACGATGGCGCCGACGTATGGTTCGTCGGCTACACGCCGAATCTCGTCGCCGCCTTCTGGTTCGGGTACGACGAGCGGCACATGGTGGCGTACGATGCGTCTGGAGGCCGGCTCGCGGCGCCGGCGTGGGCGGAGTTCTACAAGGAGGGCTGGACCGAGCCGGTCCCCCCGAACTCATGGATGCCACCGCCGGGAATGGTGGGCGCGACGATCGATCCGACTACGGGGTGGCTGGCCAATGAATGGTGTCCCGCGCGGAAGGTGGAGTACTTCAAGCCCGGCACCGAGCCGCACACCGAGTGCATCGAGCACGGGGCGCCGGAGTACGACACGGAGTGGCCGGATCAGACCGACTGGCCGCGGGAAGCGGGCAGGGGCGTCGAGAATCTCGGCAAGAAGCTCGGCAAGGCTCTGGGGAAAATCTTCCGCTTCTAG
- a CDS encoding DUF1501 domain-containing protein, with protein MDRRVFVKAGGLALVTMGLSPSFLRRTAFGMELLSAPRGKTLICLFQRGAADALNVIVPHGEKAYYAMRPSIAIPRPVGLGRQLGSGESAIDLDGFFGLHPSLAPLKPLYDRGLLAPVHAVGSPSATRSHFDAQDYMETGTPDIKGTTDGWLNRYLAAQGTCAECASTPFRAVSLTQQTPRILEGGAETVAMNSLGEFTVRTTGSQAARLEALYRTGSADLVHGAGSEMFDAVKLLREANPQKYAAQNGAQYPRSQFGQRLLQIAQLIKANVGLEIAFADIGGWDTHVNQGGATGQLAQRLNDFGQSINALVTDLGDKMGDVVILTMSEFGRMARENGNRGTDHGHAGALFVIGGDVKGGKVYGKWPGLDQEQLYEGRDLALTTDFRSVFSEITSRHMGAAEIDKIFPGFTSKSEGWLGIV; from the coding sequence ATGGATCGAAGGGTATTCGTGAAAGCCGGTGGACTCGCCCTCGTGACAATGGGCCTGAGTCCAAGCTTCCTCCGCCGCACGGCGTTTGGCATGGAGCTGCTGTCCGCGCCGAGGGGCAAGACCCTCATCTGTCTCTTTCAGCGCGGTGCAGCGGACGCACTCAACGTTATCGTGCCACACGGCGAGAAGGCGTACTACGCGATGCGGCCAAGCATCGCTATCCCACGCCCCGTTGGACTGGGGCGCCAGCTGGGATCGGGAGAGAGCGCCATCGATCTCGATGGATTCTTCGGGTTGCACCCGTCGCTTGCACCACTGAAGCCTTTGTATGATCGCGGGCTCCTGGCTCCCGTACACGCGGTTGGAAGTCCGAGTGCGACGCGCTCGCACTTCGACGCGCAGGATTACATGGAGACCGGAACACCCGACATCAAAGGCACTACCGACGGCTGGCTGAATCGTTATCTGGCCGCGCAGGGCACATGCGCCGAATGTGCGTCGACTCCGTTTCGCGCTGTCTCGCTGACCCAGCAAACCCCTCGGATTCTCGAGGGTGGCGCCGAGACGGTCGCGATGAACAGTCTGGGCGAGTTCACCGTGCGCACCACCGGCTCGCAGGCTGCGCGACTCGAAGCGTTGTATCGCACCGGCTCTGCCGACCTCGTCCATGGCGCCGGCAGCGAGATGTTCGATGCCGTGAAGCTCTTGCGAGAGGCGAATCCCCAGAAATACGCGGCTCAGAACGGCGCGCAGTATCCGCGGTCGCAGTTCGGGCAGCGGCTGCTGCAGATTGCGCAGCTCATCAAGGCGAATGTGGGACTCGAGATTGCTTTCGCCGACATCGGCGGGTGGGACACACATGTCAATCAGGGCGGCGCAACGGGACAGCTCGCGCAGCGTCTGAACGACTTCGGTCAATCCATCAATGCGCTTGTCACGGATTTAGGGGACAAGATGGGCGACGTCGTGATTCTTACGATGTCCGAGTTCGGCCGCATGGCCCGCGAAAACGGAAACCGCGGCACGGACCATGGCCACGCCGGAGCGCTGTTCGTAATCGGCGGTGACGTGAAAGGCGGGAAGGTCTACGGCAAGTGGCCGGGACTCGACCAGGAGCAGCTGTACGAGGGTCGTGATCTCGCACTCACCACGGATTTCAGATCGGTGTTCAGCGAGATCACGTCGCGGCACATGGGCGCGGCCGAGATCGACAAGATCTTTCCTGGATTTACGTCGAAGAGCGAGGGGTGGCTCGGGATCGTCTAG
- a CDS encoding DUF1800 domain-containing protein, with amino-acid sequence MRLTKSLISAALLSGALASSIAAQTTSPAQRQAASTARLDHRELAADQQIIQALNRLTFGPRPGDAQKVRAMGLDRWIDLQLHPERIDNTGFEQFASRYDNLKQDQNDLLRQFAEAQRERRMVRRDRADSAQMSREDRMAMQQAGLGRRQIVGQLQSARVARAVASNRQLEEVMTDFWLNHFSVFLGKGPPQPYYLVEYERDVIRPNALGKFRDLLGAVAKSPAMLFYLDNARSMADSSRPRLTNAGRAGRFERRPGQARNTGLNENYGRELLELHTLGADGGYTQQDVINVARALTGWTINPPMTGGGFIFRPAMHDAGEKIVLGQKLSAGRGIEDGEDVLDILSRSPATARYIATKLVRRFVADDPPRSLVDDAAAVFLKTNGDIREVVRTIVTSNELYSQRAFRSKVKSPFEVVVSAMRGLNAQPDPTPQTAQAIAFLGQPIYGHQAPNGYPETGDAWMNTGAILNRINFGMAVAANRIPGLDFTALPAIDSLRNAPRQQQVDAVISVLLSGSASPDTRAVLIKGENPITSNAAANPAEMASAESSQNEMTSTIDRPRRANPRALALGPVPQLTGVAQIVGLALGSPEFQRR; translated from the coding sequence ATGCGCCTGACGAAATCTCTCATATCCGCCGCCCTGCTCTCAGGTGCGCTTGCATCATCAATTGCGGCACAAACGACCAGCCCTGCTCAGCGGCAAGCGGCGTCAACAGCCCGCCTCGACCACCGTGAGCTCGCCGCCGACCAGCAGATAATTCAGGCGCTCAACAGGCTGACGTTCGGTCCCCGGCCAGGAGATGCTCAGAAAGTCCGGGCAATGGGACTCGACCGGTGGATCGACCTCCAGCTCCATCCCGAACGAATCGACAACACTGGCTTCGAGCAGTTTGCTTCACGTTATGACAACCTGAAGCAGGATCAGAACGACCTCCTCAGACAATTTGCCGAGGCGCAGCGCGAGCGCAGGATGGTCAGGCGTGACAGGGCAGACTCAGCGCAGATGTCACGTGAAGATCGAATGGCCATGCAGCAGGCGGGACTCGGACGCCGACAGATCGTCGGCCAGCTCCAGTCCGCACGCGTGGCCCGCGCGGTTGCGAGCAATCGCCAGCTCGAGGAAGTGATGACTGATTTCTGGCTCAATCACTTCAGCGTCTTTTTGGGCAAAGGTCCGCCGCAGCCGTACTACCTGGTCGAGTACGAGCGGGACGTCATCAGACCGAATGCGCTCGGGAAATTCCGCGACCTGCTCGGGGCAGTAGCCAAAAGCCCGGCGATGCTGTTCTACCTCGACAACGCGCGGAGCATGGCCGACAGCTCGCGCCCGCGTCTTACGAATGCGGGACGCGCCGGACGATTCGAGCGGCGGCCGGGCCAGGCCCGAAACACCGGACTCAATGAGAACTACGGGCGGGAGCTCCTCGAGCTTCACACGCTCGGAGCTGACGGCGGCTACACGCAGCAGGACGTGATCAACGTCGCACGTGCACTTACCGGCTGGACAATCAATCCGCCAATGACTGGAGGCGGCTTTATTTTCCGCCCCGCGATGCACGATGCCGGCGAGAAGATCGTGCTCGGCCAAAAGCTTTCCGCCGGCAGGGGAATCGAGGACGGCGAAGACGTGCTCGACATACTGAGCCGCAGCCCGGCAACCGCGCGTTACATCGCGACCAAGCTCGTGCGGCGATTCGTCGCTGACGATCCGCCGCGGTCACTCGTGGACGACGCAGCGGCCGTCTTCCTCAAGACGAACGGTGACATCCGTGAGGTTGTCCGGACGATCGTTACATCGAACGAGCTGTACTCACAGCGTGCATTCCGCAGCAAGGTGAAATCGCCGTTCGAGGTCGTGGTGAGCGCGATGCGCGGGCTGAACGCGCAACCCGATCCCACCCCGCAAACCGCGCAGGCCATTGCGTTCCTCGGCCAGCCGATTTACGGGCATCAGGCGCCAAACGGATATCCCGAAACCGGTGATGCCTGGATGAACACCGGCGCAATTCTGAATCGGATCAACTTCGGAATGGCTGTCGCAGCCAATCGCATTCCGGGGCTCGACTTCACTGCACTGCCGGCAATCGATTCGCTCCGCAACGCTCCACGCCAGCAGCAGGTTGACGCGGTGATTTCAGTGCTGCTCTCTGGATCCGCCTCACCCGACACGCGGGCCGTGTTGATAAAAGGCGAGAACCCGATTACGAGCAACGCGGCTGCCAATCCAGCTGAAATGGCTTCGGCTGAGTCGAGCCAGAACGAAATGACGTCGACAATCGACCGTCCGCGCCGCGCAAATCCGCGCGCACTGGCGCTAGGTCCTGTCCCGCAGCTCACGGGTGTCGCACAAATCGTAGGCCTGGCGCTCGGTTCTCCCGAATTCCAGCGCAGATAA
- a CDS encoding PPK2 family polyphosphate kinase yields the protein MILEPVAPRRPLSLSDEAADPPSDLPKGDEIEKKLAKATERLGELQQVLYADGRHAVLVVLQGRDASGKDGVVRTVFDACNPQGVRVNSFKAPSATELAHDFLWRVHNVVPERGTIGIFNRSHYEDVLVVRVHELVSKAVWSQRYDQINQFEKTLTENGVVILKFFLHISRQEQTKRLRERIEDPKKNWKFKAGDLDERKLWDKYNAAYRDAVRKCSTPWAPWYFVPADKNKARNYLIAKRIVATLDGLGLEYPTATADLNKYLEVLE from the coding sequence GTGATCCTCGAACCGGTCGCGCCACGACGTCCGCTCTCACTGAGCGATGAAGCCGCTGATCCCCCCTCCGATCTCCCGAAAGGCGATGAGATCGAGAAGAAGCTGGCGAAGGCGACCGAGCGGCTGGGCGAGCTGCAGCAGGTGTTGTATGCCGACGGCCGACATGCGGTTCTCGTTGTTCTTCAGGGCCGCGACGCGTCCGGCAAGGACGGCGTCGTCCGCACCGTATTCGACGCCTGCAACCCGCAGGGAGTGCGAGTCAACTCGTTCAAGGCACCTAGCGCAACGGAGCTGGCGCACGATTTTCTGTGGCGGGTGCACAACGTGGTCCCCGAGCGCGGAACCATCGGGATATTCAACCGCTCGCATTACGAGGATGTGCTGGTGGTGCGCGTGCACGAGCTCGTTTCGAAAGCTGTGTGGTCGCAACGCTACGATCAGATCAACCAGTTCGAGAAGACTCTCACGGAAAACGGTGTGGTGATTCTGAAGTTCTTTCTCCACATCTCACGCCAGGAGCAGACCAAACGTCTCAGAGAGCGCATCGAGGATCCGAAAAAGAACTGGAAGTTCAAGGCCGGTGATCTCGATGAGCGAAAGCTGTGGGACAAGTACAACGCGGCCTACAGGGACGCGGTGCGCAAGTGCAGCACGCCGTGGGCTCCGTGGTACTTCGTTCCCGCGGACAAGAACAAGGCAAGGAACTATCTGATTGCAAAGCGGATCGTCGCGACGCTCGACGGCCTCGGGCTCGAGTACCCGACTGCCACGGCCGATCTAAACAAGTACCTCGAGGTCCTTGAGTAG
- the lpdA gene encoding dihydrolipoyl dehydrogenase — translation MAEPAAADVVVIGGGPGGYVAAIRAAQLGLSTVCVEMHKTLGGTCVNVGCIPSKALLSSTEHYEFARLHAAAHGVKIEGVSLDLATMLKRKDEVVAQNTRGIEFLFRKHKITWAKGRGTLRAGNVVDVTAADGGVTSYAAKNVIIATGSLPIELPFLEFDEERILSNIGALKIPEVPKHLIVIGGGVIGLELGSVWRRLGAKVTVIELLTTILAGNDAEIIKEADKVFRKQGMEIRAGTKVTGGKREGERVTIDIENDGGAESLEADYVLVSVGRKPVLTGIDAQALGLAVGKRGEIVVDNQMRTNLPNVYAIGDAVGGKLLAHKAEEEGVVAAEVIAGHKVHMDHKSMPSVVYTWPEIATVGLAEHEVKESGREYRVGKFPFSANGRARSMGETTGFVKFIADAKTDELIGCHMIGANVSEVIQEVVLAFEYRGSSEDIGITVHSHPTLSEAVKEAALGVLGRSIHI, via the coding sequence ATGGCTGAGCCTGCAGCGGCCGACGTCGTAGTCATCGGCGGAGGTCCGGGAGGTTACGTCGCGGCCATCCGCGCAGCACAGCTCGGACTTTCCACCGTTTGCGTCGAGATGCACAAGACGCTTGGCGGAACGTGCGTCAACGTCGGGTGCATTCCATCAAAAGCGCTTCTGAGCTCCACCGAGCACTACGAGTTCGCGCGACTGCACGCCGCGGCGCATGGCGTGAAAATCGAGGGAGTGTCGCTCGACCTTGCCACGATGCTCAAGCGGAAGGATGAAGTCGTCGCGCAGAACACCAGGGGAATCGAGTTCCTATTCAGGAAGCACAAGATCACGTGGGCGAAAGGTCGCGGAACGCTGCGCGCGGGAAATGTTGTTGACGTGACAGCCGCCGACGGCGGCGTGACGTCCTACGCGGCAAAAAACGTCATCATCGCTACGGGCTCACTCCCAATTGAACTCCCGTTCCTCGAGTTCGATGAAGAGCGCATCCTGTCCAATATCGGGGCACTGAAAATCCCCGAAGTGCCGAAGCATCTCATCGTCATCGGCGGCGGCGTCATCGGACTCGAGCTTGGCTCGGTCTGGCGCCGCCTCGGCGCCAAAGTAACTGTCATCGAGCTTCTTACAACGATCCTCGCGGGCAACGATGCCGAGATCATCAAGGAAGCCGACAAGGTTTTCCGGAAGCAGGGTATGGAGATCCGCGCGGGCACGAAGGTCACCGGTGGAAAGCGCGAGGGTGAGCGCGTCACGATCGACATCGAAAACGACGGCGGGGCTGAATCCCTCGAAGCGGATTACGTGCTCGTTTCAGTTGGCCGCAAACCTGTGCTCACCGGGATCGACGCTCAGGCACTTGGCCTGGCCGTCGGCAAGCGCGGCGAGATCGTCGTCGACAATCAGATGCGAACGAATCTTCCGAACGTCTACGCCATCGGTGACGCCGTGGGCGGCAAGCTTCTCGCTCACAAAGCCGAGGAGGAAGGCGTCGTCGCCGCTGAGGTGATTGCGGGACACAAGGTGCACATGGATCACAAGTCGATGCCGTCTGTCGTTTACACCTGGCCCGAGATCGCCACCGTCGGGCTCGCCGAGCACGAGGTGAAGGAATCAGGACGTGAATACCGCGTCGGCAAGTTTCCGTTCTCCGCCAACGGCCGCGCACGCTCGATGGGCGAAACGACAGGGTTCGTGAAGTTCATCGCCGACGCGAAGACTGACGAGCTGATTGGCTGCCACATGATCGGCGCAAACGTGTCCGAGGTAATCCAGGAAGTGGTGCTCGCGTTCGAGTACCGCGGGTCGTCGGAGGACATTGGCATCACGGTGCATTCGCACCCGACGTTGTCGGAAGCTGTGAAGGAAGCCGCACTTGGCGTACTCGGCCGATCAATCCATATATAG
- the odhB gene encoding 2-oxoglutarate dehydrogenase complex dihydrolipoyllysine-residue succinyltransferase: MLPIKVPPLGESIVEATVLRWLKNEGDAVASGETLVELETDKITVEVPAPRAGSLASRAVAEGTVVKVGDLLGEVDETTVGASAEAQSSASATATPADARQASEAAGATGGLSGAGQAGASAPPASSRTVAAAATPAAGPVPPSTGAPSGDGDVKSSPAARRVAAASGIDVAGVTGTGRGGVISKPDVLERAASAPAPAPAGAPAAAPTSPAPPPAAAPQPPSPKPPRAGAPSSPGERETREKMTTRRKRIAENLLQSQHNTAHLTTFNEIDMSAVNSLRERMRERVEKEHGVKLTFMPFFVKAACMALESYPVVNAQVDGDSIIYKHYVNMGIAVASDAGLVVPNVKDAHAKGIIEVGREISEVAKRARDGKLTMDDLTGGTFTITNGGVFGSLVSTPIINYPQSGILGLHKTQDRPVAIAGKVEIRPMMYVALSYDHRIVEGQHAVLFLVRIKELIEDPAAMLIS; the protein is encoded by the coding sequence ATGCTACCGATAAAGGTCCCACCGCTGGGTGAATCGATCGTGGAAGCGACGGTTCTCCGCTGGCTGAAGAACGAGGGCGACGCGGTGGCGAGCGGAGAGACGCTCGTCGAGCTGGAAACGGACAAGATCACGGTGGAGGTTCCGGCTCCACGCGCGGGGTCGCTTGCCAGTCGTGCCGTTGCCGAAGGGACCGTTGTGAAGGTTGGCGATCTGCTTGGCGAGGTCGACGAGACGACGGTCGGCGCCAGTGCTGAAGCGCAGTCGTCAGCAAGCGCTACTGCTACGCCCGCTGATGCTCGCCAAGCCTCGGAGGCCGCGGGAGCCACCGGCGGTCTCTCCGGGGCTGGGCAGGCAGGCGCATCGGCACCTCCTGCTTCCTCCCGAACCGTCGCTGCAGCTGCAACTCCGGCTGCGGGACCGGTTCCGCCCAGCACTGGAGCTCCATCTGGAGACGGTGACGTCAAATCGTCGCCCGCAGCGCGCCGGGTTGCCGCGGCTTCGGGGATTGATGTCGCGGGAGTGACCGGCACTGGACGTGGTGGCGTGATCAGCAAGCCTGATGTTCTGGAGCGCGCTGCGTCCGCGCCTGCTCCCGCTCCTGCCGGGGCACCGGCGGCTGCACCGACGTCACCGGCACCGCCACCGGCGGCGGCTCCTCAGCCGCCATCGCCGAAACCCCCGCGCGCCGGAGCTCCGTCTTCTCCAGGCGAGCGCGAGACGCGCGAAAAGATGACAACGCGCCGCAAGAGAATCGCCGAGAATCTCCTGCAGTCGCAGCACAACACCGCGCACCTCACGACGTTCAACGAGATCGACATGTCCGCCGTCAACTCTTTGCGCGAGAGAATGCGCGAGCGCGTCGAGAAGGAGCACGGAGTCAAGCTCACTTTCATGCCTTTCTTCGTGAAAGCGGCGTGCATGGCGCTCGAAAGCTATCCGGTCGTCAACGCGCAGGTCGACGGCGACTCGATCATCTACAAGCACTACGTCAACATGGGAATCGCCGTCGCGTCCGATGCAGGGCTCGTCGTCCCCAATGTCAAGGACGCTCACGCCAAGGGGATCATCGAGGTTGGACGCGAGATCTCAGAGGTCGCAAAGCGCGCCCGCGACGGGAAGCTGACGATGGACGACCTCACCGGCGGAACGTTCACCATCACCAATGGCGGCGTGTTCGGCTCGCTCGTCTCGACGCCAATCATCAACTACCCACAGTCGGGGATACTCGGGCTTCACAAGACGCAGGACAGGCCTGTAGCAATCGCCGGAAAAGTGGAGATCCGGCCCATGATGTACGTCGCGCTCTCATACGACCATCGAATCGTCGAAGGCCAGCACGCAGTTCTGTTCCTCGTCAGGATCAAGGAGCTGATCGAGGATCCCGCCGCGATGCTCATCTCATGA
- a CDS encoding zinc-binding dehydrogenase, which yields MRAITISAHGELEQLEYRTDLPIPEVSPGEVRVRVTAASLNHLDLFMLQGLPGITLRPPWIMGADATGIVDAVGVNAKRTANIGDSVIINPGISDGTCEYCRAGEQSLCVRFGLLGEHHPGTLAEYVVVPSGNVRRIPSDIPRETAAAFTLAALTACRMVVTRAKVEASDEVLIWGIGGGVALAALKLVKQIGARAWVTSSSDEKLARARRLGADETLNHAKVDVGTEIRARTGKRGVTVVLDNVGQATWKQSLAALGKQGRLVTCGGTSGPMVETDVRRLFWNQWTIMGSTMGNDAEFDAVANELRAGRLLPEIDSVHELENGREAFARLASGEQFGKIVVRVA from the coding sequence TTGCGAGCAATTACCATCTCCGCACACGGGGAACTCGAACAGCTCGAGTATCGTACGGATCTGCCGATCCCTGAAGTCTCCCCCGGGGAAGTCCGTGTGCGCGTCACGGCTGCATCGCTCAATCACCTCGATTTGTTCATGCTTCAGGGCTTGCCGGGGATCACGCTGCGACCACCCTGGATAATGGGTGCCGATGCGACCGGCATCGTCGACGCAGTGGGCGTAAACGCGAAGCGAACCGCCAACATCGGCGATTCGGTCATCATCAATCCCGGAATCAGCGACGGCACCTGCGAGTATTGCCGCGCCGGCGAACAGTCACTCTGCGTGCGATTTGGGCTGCTCGGCGAGCATCATCCGGGAACCCTGGCAGAGTACGTGGTGGTGCCCTCGGGTAACGTGCGGCGAATTCCTTCCGATATCCCCCGCGAGACTGCGGCAGCGTTCACGCTTGCGGCGCTGACGGCGTGCCGAATGGTCGTCACCCGCGCCAAGGTCGAGGCGAGCGACGAAGTTCTCATCTGGGGGATCGGGGGCGGTGTGGCGCTCGCCGCGCTCAAGCTCGTGAAACAGATCGGAGCGCGCGCGTGGGTAACCTCCAGCAGCGACGAAAAGCTGGCCCGCGCCCGCCGGCTCGGCGCCGACGAAACCCTCAACCACGCAAAGGTGGATGTCGGGACCGAGATTCGTGCGCGCACGGGCAAGCGTGGCGTGACCGTGGTGCTCGACAACGTCGGTCAGGCAACCTGGAAGCAGTCGCTCGCGGCGTTGGGCAAGCAGGGACGGCTGGTGACGTGCGGTGGAACATCGGGCCCGATGGTAGAGACCGATGTCCGGCGACTGTTCTGGAATCAATGGACGATCATGGGCTCGACGATGGGGAACGACGCGGAGTTCGACGCTGTTGCCAACGAATTGCGAGCCGGGCGGCTTTTGCCGGAGATCGATTCGGTCCACGAGCTCGAGAATGGACGGGAAGCATTCGCTCGACTCGCCAGTGGTGAGCAGTTCGGAAAGATCGTGGTGCGCGTTGCATGA
- a CDS encoding mechanosensitive ion channel, producing the protein MDTTTVGFSERLQESFAQLYRYVPALFGAMVILFAGYLLARLFEKGAEKVLRKIKFNQLLERGGVMDAVERAGSHLNPTRIAASIIFWFVMFTVMLVAANALGLQSLANVFSELVSYIPSVIAAIVIIIVGIVLGGFVGGLIMASAGGLHGGPTLSRVGKGGVIVLAVFMALQELGVANEIVTTAFAILFGAVALALALAFGLGNRDLAAQVTREWYQRYRAERDAIDRADAQLDLDDEAEATSYKGPAH; encoded by the coding sequence GTGGATACCACGACCGTAGGCTTTTCCGAACGCCTTCAGGAGAGTTTCGCACAATTGTACAGATACGTGCCCGCTCTCTTCGGAGCGATGGTCATCCTCTTCGCGGGCTATCTGCTGGCCCGGCTGTTCGAGAAGGGAGCGGAGAAAGTTCTCCGGAAGATCAAGTTCAACCAGCTGCTCGAGCGCGGCGGGGTGATGGACGCCGTCGAGCGTGCCGGCTCGCATCTCAATCCGACGCGGATTGCAGCGAGCATCATCTTCTGGTTCGTGATGTTCACGGTGATGCTGGTTGCCGCGAACGCACTTGGCCTGCAGTCGCTCGCCAACGTCTTCTCGGAGCTGGTGAGCTACATCCCGAGCGTCATTGCCGCGATTGTGATCATCATCGTCGGCATCGTCCTCGGAGGATTCGTCGGCGGGCTGATCATGGCATCGGCGGGCGGCCTGCACGGCGGCCCAACGCTGTCTCGCGTGGGGAAGGGCGGTGTGATCGTCCTTGCCGTGTTCATGGCGCTTCAGGAGCTCGGTGTCGCAAACGAGATTGTGACGACCGCGTTTGCAATTCTATTCGGAGCTGTAGCGCTCGCGCTGGCTCTTGCGTTCGGACTCGGCAACCGCGACCTGGCGGCCCAGGTGACACGCGAGTGGTATCAGCGCTACCGCGCCGAGAGGGATGCCATCGATCGGGCGGACGCCCAGCTCGATCTGGATGATGAAGCGGAGGCGACGAGCTACAAGGGCCCGGCGCACTAG